Proteins encoded in a region of the Saccharomyces eubayanus strain FM1318 chromosome V, whole genome shotgun sequence genome:
- the EDC2 gene encoding Edc2p — MMGPDTKHSAKAKIFTKKSSPSTKEHIRPRKPQVAVPPAQNLPNGDRPNFGNAIKQHREPRDRAARARHEDGEATMVTVNIDGFLSDKTPKKKSSRSKKKKSRHPQDATVTIDSKAREATHTVFAGASFTTDIPHETALPKPSFV; from the coding sequence ATGATGGGCCCCGACACAAAACACTCCGCAAAGGCCAAGATCTTCACCAAGAAAAGCTCGCCTTCGACCAAGGAACACATCCGGCCCAGGAAGCCTCAGGTAGCCGTTCCGCCGGCGCAAAATCTGCCCAACGGCGACAGACCAAACTTCGGCAACGCTATCAAGCAGCATCGAGAGCCGAGGGACCGCGCCGCCAGGGCAAGACACGAAGACGGCGAGGCGACGATGGTTACTGTCAACATCGACGGGTTCTTGAGCGATAAGACCcctaaaaaaaagtcgTCCAggagcaagaagaagaaatcaagacACCCCCAAGATGCTACGGTGACAATAGATTCCAAAGCACGGGAAGCTACCCATACCGTTTTCGCCGGTGCCTCTTTCACTACCGATATCCCACACGAGACAGCACTGCCCAAGCCTagttttgtttga
- the ARB1 gene encoding ATP-binding cassette family ATPase ARB1 has translation MPPVSASKAKRDAKKAERDAKKTAEGKTIRKLGRKKDATVEESEADAAAREIKMMKLQQDKDGLSDRVVTGVLSSLETSRDIKLSSVSLLFHGKVLIQDSGLELNYGRRYGLLGENGCGKSTFLKALATREYPIPEPIDIYLLDEPAEPSELSALDYVVTEAQNELKRIEDLVEKTILEDGPESELLEPLYERMDSLDPDTFESRAAIILIGLGFNKTTILKKTKDMSGGWKMRVALAKALFVKPTLLLLDDPTAHLDLEACVWLEEYLKRFDRTLVLVSHSQDFLNGVCTNMIDMRAQKLTAYGGNYDSYHKTRSELETNQMKQYSKQQEEIQHIKKFIASAGTYANLVKQAKSRQKILDKMEADGLVQAVVPDKIFSFRFPQVERLPPPVLAFDDISFHYESNPSENLYENLNFGVDMDSRIALVGPNGVGKSTLLKIMTGELTPQSGRVSRHTHVKLGVYSQHSQDQLDLTKSALEFVRDKYPSISQDFQYWRGQLGRYGLTGEGQTVQMATLSEGQRSRVVFALLALEQPNVLLLDEPTNGLDIPTIDSLADAINEFNGGVVVVSHDFRLLDKIAQDIFVVEDKTATRWDGSILQYKNKLAKNVVL, from the coding sequence atgccaCCAGTATCTGCATCAAAGGCTAAGAGAGACGCTAAGAAAGCTGAAAGAGACGCTAAGAAAACTGCTGAAGGTAAAACCATCAGAAAGCTAGGAAGAAAGAAGGATGCTACGGTTGAAGAATCCGAAGCAGATGCTGCCGCCagagaaatcaaaatgatgaagttgCAACAAGATAAGGACGGTCTTTCCGACCGTGTTGTCACCGGTGTTTTGAGTTCATTGGAGACTTCCCGTGATATCAAATTATCTTCTGTGTCCTTGTTGTTCCATGGTAAAGTTTTGATTCAAGATTCTGGTTTAGAATTAAATTACGGTCGTAGATACGGTCTTTTGGGTGAAAATGGTTGTGGTAAATCCACATTCTTAAAGGCTCTTGCCACTAGAGAATACCCTATCCCTGAGCCTAttgatatttatttattggaTGAACCTGCTGAACCAAGTGAATTGTCTGCCTTGGACTACGTTGTCACTGAGGCTCAAAACGAATTGAAGagaattgaagatttaGTTGAAAAAACCATTTTGGAAGACGGTCCTGAATCCGAGCTATTGGAACCTTTGTACGAAAGAATGGATTCTTTGGATCCTGATACTTTTGAATCCAGAGCCGCTATTATCTTGATTGGTTTGGGTTTCAACAAGACAACcatcttgaagaaaaccaaGGATATGTCTGGTGGTTGGAAAATGCGTGTTGCGTTGGCAAAGGCTCTTTTTGTCAAGCCAACTCTTCTATTATTGGATGACCCAACCGCACATTTGGATTTGGAAGCCTGTGTCTGGTTAGAAGAATATCTAAAAAGATTTGACAGAACTTTGGTTTTGGTGTCTCACTCTCAAGATTTCTTGAACGGTGTTTGTACCAATATGATTGACATGAGGGCTCAAAAATTGACCGCATATGGTGGTAACTACGACTCTTACCATAAGACAAGATCCGAATTGGAAACCAACCAAATGAAACAATACAgtaaacaacaagaagaaattcaacatatcaaaaaattcatcgCATCTGCTGGTACTTATGCTAATTTGGTGAAGCAAGCTAAATCCAGACAAAAGATCTTGGATAAGATGGAAGCCGACGGTTTAGTGCAAGCCGTTGTTCCAGACAAGATTTTTTCGTTCAGATTTCCACAAGTGGAAAGACTACCTCCACCAGTTCTAGCATTCGACGACATTTCTTTCCACTACGAAAGTAACCCAAGTGAAAACCTGTACGAAAACTTGAATTTTGGTGTGGATATGGACTCGCGTATTGCCCTGGTCGGACCCAACGGTGTTGGTAAATCCACCCTATTGAAGATCATGACCGGTGAATTGACTCCACAATCCGGCCGTGTTTCCAGACATACACACGTCAAGTTAGGTGTCTACTCACAACATTCGCAAGATCAATTGGACTTGACCAAGTCTGCCTTAGAATTCGTTCGTGACAAGTACCCTAGCATCTCACAAGATTTCCAATACTGGAGAGGCCAACTAGGTCGTTACGGGTTGACCGGTGAAGGACAAACCGTCCAAATGGCCACCCTATCAGAAGGTCAACGTTCTCGTGTTGTCTTTGCCCTGTTGGCTTTGGAACAACCAAACGTCCTATTGCTGGATGAACCTACCAATGGTTTAGATATCCCAACCATCGACTCCTTAGCCGACGCCATCAACGAGTTCAACGGTGGTGTTGTCGTCGTCTCGCATGATTTCAGACTACTAGACAAGATTGCCCAAGATATTTTCGTTGTTGAAGACAAGACCGCTACCAGATGGGACGGCTCTATCTTGCAATATAAGAACAAATTGGCCAAAAACGTTGTTTTGTAA
- the PHM8 gene encoding bifunctional nucleotidase/lysophosphatidic acid phosphatase, with amino-acid sequence MTCSKDYRALYRDEIKKQIRLNQEHLQSLKHPGTQLNFEVDPSELPDPDQARKVFFFDIDNTLYRKSTKVQLLMQRSLSNFFKYELGFEEDEAERLIESYYEEYGLSVKGLIKNKQIDDVLQYNTFIDDSLPLQDYLKPDWKLRELLINLKKKRFGKFDKLWLCTNSYKNHAIRCVKILGIADLFDGITYCHYDRPIDEEFICKPDPRFFETAKLQSGLATFANAWFIDDNESNVEAALTVGMGHVIHLIEDYQYDSENIVTKDHSNKQQFSILKDILEIPLVMRRDTFYPSSFAIKEREDAEEESEAVNWSKHQINVQSS; translated from the coding sequence ATGACATGTTCTAAAGACTACAGAGCGTTATATAGagatgaaatcaaaaagcAGATACGACTAAACCAAGAACATCTGCAAAGTTTGAAGCATCCAGGCACACAACTCAATTTTGAGGTGGATCCTTCAGAATTACCGGATCCCGACCAGGCTCGAAAAGTGTTTTTCTTCGACATTGACAATACTTTGTATAGGAAATCTACAAAAGTGCAATTGCTCATGCAACGATCGCTGTcgaatttttttaagtaCGAGTTGGGTTTCGAGGAAGATGAGGCAGAACGTCTGATTGAATCATATTATGAAGAATACGGGCTGTCTGTGAAGGGTctgataaaaaataaacaaatagaTGATGTGTTACAGTATAATACGTTCATAGATGATTCCTTACCCTTGCAAGACTATTTAAAGCCTGATTGGAAACTAAGGGAgttattgataaatttaaagaagaagagatttGGTAAATTCGATAAACTATGGCTGTGTACAAACTCATACAAGAACCATGCCATTAGATGTGTTAAGATTTTAGGCATTGCTGATTTGTTTGACGGCATCACATATTGCCATTATGATAGACctattgatgaagaattcatCTGTAAACCAGATCCAAGATTCTTCGAGACTGCCAAATTACAAAGTGGGTTGGCGACTTTTGCCAACGCTTGGTTTATCGATGATAACGAAAGCAATGTGGAGGCCGCCTTAACTGTGGGCATGGGTCATGTTATCCATTTGATAGAGGATTATCAATACGACTCAGAAAATATTGTTACGAAGGACCATTCAAACAAGCAACAGTTCTCCATATTGAAGGATATCCTCGAGATCCCCTTGGTAATGAGAAGAGACACTTTCTATCCATCTTCCTTCGcaataaaggaaagagAAGATGCTGAGGAAGAGAGTGAAGCTGTAAATTGGTCAAAGCACCAGATCAATGTTCAGTCGTCATAA
- the KRE29 gene encoding Smc5-Smc6 complex subunit KRE29 — protein sequence MGTVDSSPDKEFEAVQDSQISEFDSPLVPTSARNVFRDDDDDDDDDDKVRPNFIVDTENDSLNSDDDLSDLDGGLLLPCDKPKLSDDVDPILKRSMLSKRKAPSNDEDEDISRTPKKSVNYIPLKNYNLGKSFDTTIITKIIKLQDLNDEISKSPRKSTSLVVTSNTVAKRELQKSLKFSGTVPEIYLDLVTKETISDKYKDWYFISENCHYEELTDLEMKDMDHSFLFDNGVFQGNVPEFMRSKCPNIANLLVLFGISEKKSQSLKIQYKENENCKYDKLCTIFPTEKMLKFLMYYYKGDGEEREVFLKSFICLILDKNVFNSMEFEFRLCYKILKLFDETHFINSYLEIVCKDDFFLHYRLLQIFPILQNVLLRKLFNEEEATSDTTRQNLIDKFNELFDYKKYKNLLYFILMMYGSKFIPFGPKSQVTEYFRDCILDVSNETTNDVEISILKGILNLFSKIR from the coding sequence ATGGGAACCGTTGACTCATCCCCGGATAAGGAGTTTGAGGCTGTCCAAGATTCGCAGATATCCGAGTTTGATTCTCCCTTGGTACCGACTAGTGCAAGGAACGTCTTCCgcgatgacgatgatgatgacgacgacgatgacaaGGTACGGCCCAACTTTATCGTTGATACAGAGAACGATAGTCTCAACAGTGACGATGATTTGTCAGACTTGGACGGTGGTTTACTTCTGCCTTGTGACAAACCAAAGCTTTCCGATGACGTTGACCCgattttgaagagaagTATgctttccaaaagaaaggcTCCTAGtaatgacgaagacgaagatatCTCCAGAACACCCAAGAAATCTGTCAATTACATTCCTTTGAAGAATTATAACCTCGGAAAGAGTTTCGATACCACGATTATTACCAAAATTATTAAGCTACAAGACTTGAACGACGAAATCTCTAAATCGCCCAGGAAAAGCACTAGTTTAGTGGTTACTAGTAATACAGTAGCCAAAAGGGAGTTGCAAAAAAGCTTAAAGTTTTCTGGGACTGTTCCAGAGATTTACCTGGATTTGGTTACTAAAGAAACTATATCAGATAAATATAAAGACTGGTATTTTATCTCTGAAAACTGTCACTACGAAGAGTTAACGGATTTGGAGATGAAAGATATGGACCATTCATTCCTGTTTGATAACGGTGTATTCCAAGGCAACGTACCTGAATTCATGCGCTCGAAATGCCCCAATATTGCAAACTTGTTAGTTTTATTTGGTAtcagcgaaaaaaaatctcaatcattaaaaattcaatataAGGAGAATGAGAACTGTAAATATGATAAACTGTGCACCATTTTCCCCACTGAAAAAATGCTTAAATTCCTGATGTACTATTATAAGGGCGACGGTGAGGAAAGAGaagtgtttttgaaaagttttatATGTCTGATTCTGGATAAAAATGTTTTCAATTCCATGGAATTCGAGTTCAGGCTGTGttataaaattttgaaactatTTGACGAGACTCATTTTATAAATTCGTATTTAGAAATTGTATGCAAAGACGATTTCTTCTTACATTATAGGCTATTACAAATTTTCCccattttacaaaatgtACTACTGAGAAAATTGTTTAACGAAGAGGAAGCCACAAGCGACACAACACGCCAAAATCTGATCGATAAGTTCAATGAATTGTTTGACTAtaaaaagtataaaaatcttttgtattttatCTTAATGATGTATGGTTCGAAATTCATTCCTTTTGGTCCCAAATCACAAGTAACAGAATATTTCAGAGACTGTATACTGGATGTTTCTAATGAGACAACAAATGACGTTGAAATTTCCATTTTGAAGGGAATattaaatttattttccaagatCAGATGA
- a CDS encoding GDP-mannose transporter — MSKSKHEWADSVANSGPASILSYCASSILMTVTNKFVVNLANFNMNFVMLFVQSLVCTLALCVLRTVGVAKFRSLNRTDVKSWFPISFLLVLMIYTSSKSLQYLDVPIYTIFKNLTIILIAYGEVVFFGGKVTSMELSSFFMMVLSSVVATLGDQQAMATKMSPLEDLDQDLAESATFVLNPGYLWMFTNCISSALFVLIMRKRIRLTNFKDYDTMFYNNILALPLLIVCSVIMEDWSVDNLSMNLSADSLSAMIISGLASVGISYCSGWCVRVTSSTTYSMVGALNKLPIALAGLILFDAPRNVLSFLSIFLGFLSGILYAVAKQNKAQKQKILATTTEK, encoded by the coding sequence ATGAGTAAGAGCAAGCATGAATGGGCTGACTCGGTGGCCAACTCTGGGCCGGCCTCGATCCTATCGTACTGCGCGTCGTCGATCCTGATGACAGTGACGAACAAGTTCGTTGTCAACCTGGCCAACTTCAACATGAACTTCGTGATGCTTTTTGTGCAGTCGCTGGTATGTACACTAGCGTTGTGCGTACTGCGGACTGTGGGAGTTGCCAAGTTTCGGTCTCTTAACAGGACCGACGTGAAGAGCTGGTTCCCCATATCCTTTCTTCTGGTGTTGATGATATATACGTCTTCCAAGAGCCTGCAGTACTTAGACGTACCCATCTACACCATTTTCAAGAACCTGACAATCATTCTCATCGCGTATGGCGAGGTTGTCTTCTTTGGCGGGAAAGTCACCTCCATGGAGCTGTCATCGTTCTTTATGATGGTGCTTTCGTCCGTGGTGGCGACCTTGGGCGACCAGCAGGCCATGGCAACCAAGATGTCGCCCCTAGAAGATCTTGACCAGGATCTGGCTGAGTCGGCCACGTTCGTCTTGAATCCAGGTTACCTCTGGATGTTCACCAACTGCATCTCGTCTGCGCTGTTCGTTTTGATCATGCGGAAGAGAATCCGCCTGACTAACTTTAAGGATTACGACACCATGTTCTACAACAACATTCTGGCGTTACCCCTGCTGATTGTTTGCTCCGTCATCATGGAAGACTGGTCTGTAGACAATTTGTCCATGAACCTGTCGGCTGACTCGCTGTCCGCGATGATCATCAGTGGTTTGGCGTCCGTGGGGATATCGTACTGTTCCGGCTGGTGTGTTCGTGTCACTTCATCCACCACTTATTCCATGGTGGGAGCCCTGAACAAACTGCCTATAGCACTTGCCGGATTGATCCTCTTTGACGCTCCAAGAAACGTTTTGTCGTTTCTGTCGATCTTTCTGGGGTTTCTGTCTGGCATCCTATACGCAGTCGCTAAACAGAACAAGGCACAGAAGCAAAAAATTCTAGCAACCACTACTGAGAAATAA
- the GLN3 gene encoding nitrogen-responsive transcriptional regulator GLN3, translating into MQDDPENSKLYDLLNSHLDVHGRSSEEARQMGGSRSQTSSSGGENEEDVTFGGGFHSGTFDSMLEALPDDLYFTDFVSPFAAAATTSVTTRTIEESVPATNHMEDDIAMFDSLATSKPIDIAASNQQNGEIAQLWDFNVDQFNMTPSNSSGSATISAPNSFNSDIPQYNHGTLSNSVSKSSLFPPNATGTTGNNNLYNSNNSNTNASQQSHHSFNIYKLQNNNSSSSAMNIASSTSTNNIQHPFLKKSDSMGLSSSNTTNSVRKNSLIKPMSSTSLANFKRAASVSSSMSNIEPSGQNKKPLIQCFNCKTFKTPLWRRSPEGNTLCNACGLFQKLHGTMRPLSLKSDVIKKRISKKRAKQTDLNIPQNTTSAPPTSSTPVSTLTAKPVRSRKKSLQQNCISRVIPEEINNDNINKNNNILTMNRGGYNFNSVPSPIHMSNQQYNSSGPNFNGGSNVNLNSNNLMHHNSTTITPNFRRSSRRSSTSSNTSSSSKSSSRSVVPILPKPSPNSANSQQFNMNMNLVNTTNNISAGNSVASSPRIISSSNVNSNSPLQQNLLSNSFQRQGMNIPRRKMSRNASHSSSFMAASLQQLHEQQQVDLNPNLSANSNRPNWNTSNSVSTNSRSSNFVTQKPNFDIFNAPSDSPGISRPSSRKSHTSLLSQQLQNSESNSFTSNHKYNNKLFGSSTSPMKYDANSSAGEKSNEDGSIKGSSKESSAIADELDWLKFGI; encoded by the coding sequence ATGCAAGACGACCCCGAAAATTCGAAGTTGTACGACCTGCTGAACAGTCATCTGGATGTGCACGGTCGAAGTAGCGAAGAGGCGAGACAAATGGGTGGCAGCAGAAGCCAGACCAGCAGCAGTGGTGGTGAGAACGAAGAGGATGTGACATTTGGCGGTGGATTCCACAGCGGTACGTTCGACTCGATGCTGGAGGCGCTGCCCGATGATTTGTACTTCACAGACTTCGTGTCTCCCTTCGCAGCGGCTGCCACGACCAGCGTCACCACCAGGACAATCGAGGAGAGCGTTCCGGCTACCAACCACATGGAGGACGACATCGCCATGTTCGATTCGCTGGCCACGAGCAAGCCCATCGATATAGCCGCTTCCAACCAGCAAAATGGTGAAATTGCACAGCTCTGGGACTTCAACGTGGACCAGTTCAACATGACACCGAGCAACTCGAGCGGTTCTGCCACCATCAGTGCTCCCAACAGCTTCAACTCTGACATTCCGCAGTACAATCACGGTACGCTCAGCAATAGCGTCtccaaatcttctttgttCCCACCGAATGCTACCGGAACCACCGGAAATAATAACCTTTataacagcaacaacagtaACACGAATGCCAGCCAGCAGTCTCACCATTCTTTCAACATCTATAAACTACAAAACAATaactcttcttcatccGCCATGAACATTGCCAGCAGCACTAGTACCAATAATATCCAACATCCGTTTCTAAAGAAAAGCGATTCCATGGGGTTATCGTCATCCAACACAACGAACTCTGTAAGAAAAAACTCACTCATCAAGCCAATGTCGTCTACGTCATTGgccaatttcaaaagagctGCTTCAGTGTCTTCCAGCATGTCTAATATAGAACCCTCCGGTCAAAATAAGAAACCGCTGATACAATGCTTTAACTGTAAGACATTCAAGACACCACTTTGGAGGAGAAGCCCTGAGGGAAACACCCTTTGTAATGCATGCggtcttttccaaaaattgcATGGTACCATGAGGCCATTATCTTTAAAATCCGACGTTATCAAAAAGAGGATCTcgaagaaaagagcaaaGCAAACAGACCTGAACATTCCTCAAAATACCACAAGTGCACCCCCCACATCGTCAACACCAGTGTCCACTTTAACTGCGAAGCCCGTACGATCTAGGAAGAAATCTTTACAACAAAATTGTATATCCAGAGTAATTCCCGAAGAAATCAACAATGacaatataaataaaaataacaatatcCTTACCATGAATAGAGGAGGCTATAACTTTAATTCCGTTCCTTCGCCAATCCACATGAGCAACCAACAGTACAACAGCAGTGGCCCAAACTTCAATGGAGGAAGCAATGTAAACttgaattcaaataatttgATGCATCACAATTCAACCACTATCACCCCCAATTTCAGAAGGtcttcaagaagaagtagtACTTCATCAAATACCTCGAGTTCCAGTAAATCTTCGTCTAGATCAGTGGTCCCGATTTTACCAAAACCTTCTCCAAATAGCGCTAATTCACAGCAATTCaacatgaacatgaacCTAGTGAACACGACAAATAACATAAGCGCAGGAAATAGTGTGGCATCGTCACCAAGAATTATATCATCGTCGAACGTCAATTCAAATAGCCCTTTACAACAAAACCTGCTATCCAACTCTTTCCAACGTCAAGGAATGAATATACcgagaagaaaaatgtcaCGTAATGCATCTCATTCCTCATCGTTCATGGCTGCATCTTTACAACAACTGCATGAACAACAGCAAGTGGACTTGAATCCAAACTTAAGTGCAAATTCAAACAGACCAAATTGGAATACAAGCAATAGTGTCTCTACGAATTCAAGATCGTCGAATTTTGTTACCCAAAAGCCAAATTTCGATATCTTCAACGCTCCGTCAGATTCACCGGGTATTTCAAGACCGtcttcaagaaaatctcACACTTCGCTGTTGTCACAACAATTGCAAAATTCAGAATCAAATTCATTCACTTCGAATCATAAATACAACAATAAATTGTTCGGTAGTTCTACATCACCCATGAAATATGACGCGAATTCGAGTGCTGGCGAAAAAAGTAATGAAGATGGTTCCATAAAGGGATCCTCTAAAGAAAGTTCAGCGATTGCAGATGAGTTAGATTGGTTAAAATTTGGTATATGA
- the YEN1 gene encoding crossover junction endodeoxyribonuclease, whose translation MGVPQIWEFLKPFLQDSRIPLRKFIVDFNISQKRPPKIAIDAYGWLFECGFIQNLDTKSRSRSRSGSPIRSPRRNDIEINQDYNGGRGYTSTGKAVINLVSRLKELLSLNVEFLLVFDGIMKPSFKRKFNQEPTATCYDDEKEYYLNWEQHVKNHKLYDNCQGSATSLEPEFIKLVRKLLDLMNISYVMACGEGEAQCVWLQVSGAVDFILSNDSDTLIFGGEKILKNYSKFYDDFGPTSVASHSPNRHYDSKEPFVTVVDLPSINQVAQGNFDRLSLLLFSVLLGADYNHGIKGLGKNKSLQLAQCKDPNFTVEFYNIFKDFKTKDSKLESLRDFQYKAFQDRIYSYCKDHSVKIFGRNYSVLLNHGSFEGWPSTVAIMHYFHPIVRPYFDEAVLSNKYINMMGNKNYRNLNFKELSFFLQSLNLPQISNFDRWFHDSMHEMFLLRELLSYNEPGSIGEGNMRITEEKTLNTNGNKFQMQCFKIRYTTFLPNIPISSQSPSKRSNSPSRSKSPTRRQMDIMEHPNSLWLPKRLIPESHPLVLQYYEEQRIALEQKNKKGRNVGKKSQKLQKNNLDDFLRKHASPIKNIQKVDESMKQTLKPVKKRLFVDTDEDTSLEEISPIIELPTRHNDSDDGDDSLIFVQEVTNNQSVLDNSPGKRFRDLAQNKMIDTKDDETEESPLKKSRAGIGEIKLPSPDPKPYLTSTGNIHLQRTKIQPPKLANLRLEREHSSVLDQLVTDAQDTVDRFLVAYDSASSSSVE comes from the coding sequence ATGGGTGTTCCTCAAATATGGGAGTTTTTAAAGCCATTTCTTCAAGACTCTAGAATTCCACTACGAAAGTTTATCGTTGATTTTAATATATCGCAAAAAAGACCCCCGAAGATTGCAATCGACGCATATGGGTGGCTGTTTGAATGCGGattcattcaaaatttaGATACGAAATCAAGATCAAGATCAAGATCAGGAAGTCCTATCCGTTCACCTCGAAGAAATGATATCGAAATCAACCAAGATTATAATGGTGGCCGAGGCTATACATCGACAGGAAAAGCTGTCATAAATTTGGTATCTAGATTAAAGGAATTACTAAGCTTAAATGTGGAATTCTTGCTTGTATTTGACGGAATCATGAAACCCTCTTTTAAGAGAAAATTCAATCAGGAACCAACCGCTACTTGTTATGATGACGAGAAAGAGTACTATTTAAATTGGGAACAACACGTCAAAAACCACAAACTTTATGACAATTGCCAAGGGTCGGCAACGTCACTCGAACCTGAGTTTATTAAACTTGTACGGAAATTATTGGACTTGATGAACATTTCCTACGTAATGGCATGTGGAGAAGGAGAAGCCCAATGTGTTTGGTTACAGGTTTCTGGAGCAGTagatttcattttgagTAATGATTCAGACACTCTGATTTTTGGAGGAGAAAAAATACTAAAAAATTATTCGAAATTTTATGATGATTTTGGTCCAACGTCAGTAGCCTCTCACAGTCCTAATAGGCATTATGATAGTAAGGAACCCTTTGTAACTGTTGTAGATCTGCCTAGTATTAACCAAGTAGCTCAAGGGAATTTTGATCGATTGTCTCTCTTACTTTTTAGCGTTTTATTAGGCGCTGATTATAATCATGGAATCAAAGGCTTAGGTAAAAACAAGTCATTGCAATTGGCACAATGTAAAGATCCAAATTTTACTGTAGAGTTTTATAACATTTTCAAGGATTTCAAGACAAAAGATTCGAAATTAGAAAGTTTAAGAGATTTTCAGTATAAGGCGTTTCAAGATAGGATATACTCATATTGTAAAGACCATTCCGTCAAGATTTTTGGGAGAAATTATTCTGTATTATTAAACCATGGTTCCTTTGAAGGTTGGCCATCAACTGTTGCCATTATGCATTATTTTCACCCCATTGTCCGGCCATATTTTGATGAAGCAGTCCTCAgcaataaatatataaatatgaTGGGAAATAAGAATTACAGGAATCTGAACTTTAAGGaattgtcattttttttgcaaagttTAAATTTGCCTCAAATTTCTAATTTCGATAGATGGTTCCATGATTCTATGCACGAAATGTTTCTTTTAAGAGAACTTTTATCATACAACGAGCCTGGTAGTATAGGTGAAGGTAACATGAGAATCACCGAAGAAAAAACGTTGAACACCAATGGTAACAAATTTCAGATGCaatgtttcaaaataaGGTACACAACATTTTTGCCAAACATTCCCATTTCTTCTCAATCTCCTTCTAAAAGGAGTAATTCTCCAAGTAGAAGTAAGAGCCCTACACGGCGTCAAATGGATATAATGGAACATCCTAATAGTCTCTGGCTGCCCAAGCGCTTGATACCTGAATCCCATCCACTGGTACTCCAATATTACGAGGAACAGCGCATAGCATTAGAGCAGAAGAATAAGAAGGGGAGAAATGTAGGAAAAAAGAGTCAGAAATTacaaaagaacaatttAGACGATTTTCTTAGAAAGCATGCATCACCGATtaaaaatatccaaaaagTAGATGAATCGATGAAGCAAACCTTGAAGCCCGTGAAGAAGCGCCTTTTCGTGGACACAGACGAGGACACAAGCTTGGAAGAAATATCCCCCATCATAGAATTGCCCACCAGGCATAATGATAGCGATGATGGCgatgattctttgattttcgTTCAAGAGGTTACAAACAACCAATCAGTGCTTGATAACTCGCCTGGCAAGAGGTTCCGGGATCTTgctcaaaataaaatgatTGACACCAAGGACGATGAAACAGAAGAATCacctttgaagaaatcaagagCTGGCATTGGTGAGATAAAACTGCCATCACCTGACCCAAAGCCATACCTGACTTCTACTGGCAATATTCATTtgcaaagaacaaagataCAACCTCCAAAGTTGGCCAATCTACGACTAGAGAGAGAGCATTCCTCAGTGCTTGACCAGCTTGTCACAGACGCACAAGATACTGTCGACCGGTTCCTTGTAGCCTATGACAGCGCCAGTAGCAGTAGCGTAGAATAA
- the MXR1 gene encoding peptide-methionine-S-sulfoxide reductase: MSSLISKTIKYDPKKDKLITLACGCFWGTEHMFRKYLNDRIVDCKVGYANGAESKKDSAHGVSYKRVCGGDTDFAEVLQVSYNPKIVTLKELTDFFFRIHDPTTSNSQGPDQGTQYRSGLFAHSDADLKELAQIKAEWQPKWGNKIATLVEPIKNFYDAEEYHQLYLDKNPQGYACPTHYLRDI, translated from the coding sequence ATGTCATCGCTCATCTCTAAAACAATTAAGTACGATCCAAAAAAGGATAAGCTAATCACATTAGCATGTGGGTGTTTTTGGGGTACGGAGCATATGTTCAGGAAGTACTTAAATGATCGCATAGTGGATTGCAAAGTAGGCTACGCAAATGGTGCAGAATCCAAAAAGGATTCTGCTCACGGTGTATCTTACAAGAGGGTTTGCGGGGGTGACACCGATTTTGCCGAAGTTCTACAAGTATCCTATAATCCAAAAATCGTAACTTTGAAAGAGCTAAcagatttctttttcagaattCATGACCCCACCACATCGAATTCACAAGGACCTGATCAAGGAACGCAGTATCGCAGCGGATTATTTGCTCATTCAGATGctgatttgaaagagctAGCTCAAATCAAAGCAGAATGGCAACCAAAATGGGGTAATAAGATTGCTACCCTGGTCGAACccatcaaaaatttttatgACGCTGAAGAGTACCACCAGTTATACTTGGATAAGAATCCTCAAGGTTATGCGTGCCCTACTCATTATTTGAGAGATATTTAG